A region from the Hypericibacter adhaerens genome encodes:
- a CDS encoding type III pantothenate kinase, with the protein MLLAVNANNTNVKFAVYDGDRLRGDWRLHTSPARTADEYLVWLDQLMGHAGLRTKDIDGTVIATVVPPTLFNLRQLCDKYFRTDPVVVGDPGIDLGIKVLMDRPEEVGADRLANAVGGHLLVPDESLIVVDFGTATTFDVIAESGDYCGGVIAPGINLSLEALHGATAKLPRIAVEKPPRVIGKNTLGAMQAGVYWGYISLIEGVVARIREEWGKPMRVIATGGLAPLFHGNTPTIERLEPEITMRGLVEIYRRNNGRGNAGRR; encoded by the coding sequence ATGCTGCTCGCCGTCAATGCCAACAACACCAACGTCAAGTTCGCTGTCTATGACGGCGACCGTCTGCGCGGCGACTGGCGGCTCCATACCAGCCCGGCGCGGACCGCCGACGAATATCTGGTCTGGCTCGACCAGCTGATGGGACATGCCGGCCTCCGCACCAAGGACATCGACGGCACCGTGATCGCGACGGTGGTGCCGCCGACGCTCTTCAACCTGCGCCAGCTCTGCGACAAGTATTTCCGCACCGATCCCGTCGTTGTCGGCGATCCGGGGATCGATCTCGGCATCAAGGTGCTGATGGACCGTCCGGAGGAAGTCGGAGCCGACCGGCTCGCCAACGCCGTGGGCGGCCATCTGCTGGTGCCGGACGAATCCCTGATCGTGGTGGATTTCGGAACCGCCACCACCTTCGATGTGATCGCGGAATCGGGCGACTATTGCGGCGGCGTGATCGCGCCGGGCATCAATCTGAGCCTGGAGGCGCTGCACGGCGCCACCGCCAAGCTGCCGCGCATCGCGGTCGAGAAGCCGCCGCGCGTGATCGGCAAGAACACGCTGGGCGCCATGCAGGCCGGCGTCTATTGGGGCTATATCAGCCTGATCGAAGGTGTCGTGGCGCGCATCCGCGAGGAGTGGGGCAAGCCCATGCGCGTCATCGCCACCGGTGGCCTGGCGCCGCTGTTCCACGGCAACACGCCGACGATCGAGCGGCTCGAGCCCGAGATCACCATGCGCGGCCTGGTCGAGATCTACCGTCGCAATAACGGGCGCGGCAACGCCGGCCGCCGATGA
- a CDS encoding biotin--[acetyl-CoA-carboxylase] ligase gives MTPGAPALPDFFRLHAHATIGSTMEECRRLAGEGAPEGSLVWAGEQTAGRGRRGRGWASPPGNLYLSLLLRPGLPPADGAKLGFVAALAMGGALAALLPGGEARVRLKWPNDLLIDGSKTGGILLEGQPGLDGRLAWVILGIGVNVASHPADTPYRATALAAEGGPSDPGLLLAAFAARFPGCYDSFRREGFGPTRAAWMSRAAGIGQPIEVRLEQETVAGRFSTLDEEGRLWLDLADGSRRNFTAGDVFFPGLVNQRS, from the coding sequence ATGACGCCGGGCGCGCCCGCACTTCCCGATTTCTTCCGCCTCCACGCCCACGCGACCATCGGCAGCACGATGGAGGAATGCCGGCGCCTGGCCGGCGAGGGGGCGCCCGAGGGCAGCCTGGTCTGGGCCGGCGAGCAGACGGCCGGACGCGGCCGGCGGGGGAGGGGCTGGGCCTCGCCGCCGGGCAATCTCTACCTCTCCCTGCTCCTGCGTCCCGGCCTGCCGCCGGCCGACGGGGCCAAGCTGGGCTTCGTGGCGGCCCTGGCCATGGGCGGCGCGCTGGCAGCTCTGCTGCCCGGGGGCGAGGCGCGGGTGCGGCTCAAATGGCCCAACGACCTGCTGATCGACGGCAGCAAGACCGGCGGCATCCTGCTCGAGGGCCAGCCGGGCCTGGACGGGCGGCTGGCCTGGGTCATTCTCGGCATCGGCGTGAACGTGGCGAGCCATCCCGCCGATACCCCCTACCGCGCCACGGCGCTGGCCGCGGAGGGAGGCCCGTCCGACCCCGGCCTGCTGCTGGCTGCTTTTGCCGCCCGGTTCCCGGGATGTTACGACTCCTTCCGCCGCGAGGGGTTCGGCCCGACCCGGGCGGCCTGGATGAGCCGGGCCGCCGGGATCGGCCAGCCGATCGAGGTGCGCCTGGAACAGGAGACCGTTGCGGGGCGTTTCTCGACGCTCGACGAGGAGGGGCGGCTCTGGCTCGATCTCGCCGATGGGAGCCGGCGCAACTTCACCGCGGGCGACGTCTTCTTCCCGGGCCTTGTGAATCAGCGATCCTAG
- the nuoN gene encoding NADH-quinone oxidoreductase subunit NuoN, translating to MNQSLSLALPEIVVAAAGLVLLMLGVFRRGDSTRLVAWLVVAVLILATVLVWVAPTATGHAFGGLFVTDSYAGFVKVLVLLAAAAAMVMSLGYIEREQMARFEFPVLLLFSTLGMMLMISANDLISLYVGLELQSLALYVVAAFRRDTIRSTEAGLKYFVLGALSSGMLLYGSSLIYGFAGTTKFDGIATLLAGLNGTAPSLGLIVGLVFLIAGLAFKVSAVPFHMWTPDVYEGSPTPVTAFFAMAPKVAAIGLFGRVLVGPFGGMVGDWQQIVSFIAFASMAFGAVAAINQNNIKRLMAYSSIANVGYALVGLAAGTAEGVSGMLIYMALYVVMNAGTFAVILAMRQQGRMVEGITDLAGLGKTRPMMAASLAIFMFSLAGIPPLAGFFGKLFVFRAAINAGLYWLAVLGVLASVVGAFYYLRIIKVMYFDEPREGFDKPMEWELAGILTVSAVIILLFFIVPSSLLVGADSAAAALFHG from the coding sequence ATGAATCAATCGCTTTCCCTGGCCCTGCCCGAGATCGTCGTCGCGGCCGCCGGCCTGGTGCTGCTGATGTTGGGCGTCTTCCGCCGCGGCGATTCCACGCGGCTCGTCGCCTGGCTCGTGGTCGCCGTGCTCATCCTCGCCACCGTCCTAGTCTGGGTGGCGCCCACGGCCACCGGCCACGCCTTCGGCGGTCTCTTTGTGACCGATTCCTATGCCGGCTTCGTGAAGGTGCTGGTGCTGCTGGCGGCCGCGGCCGCCATGGTCATGTCGCTGGGCTATATCGAGCGCGAGCAGATGGCGCGCTTCGAGTTCCCGGTGCTGCTGCTGTTCTCGACCCTCGGCATGATGCTGATGATCTCGGCCAACGACCTCATCTCGCTCTATGTCGGTCTCGAGCTGCAGAGCCTGGCGCTCTATGTGGTGGCGGCCTTCCGCCGCGACACGATCCGCTCGACCGAGGCGGGCCTCAAATATTTCGTCCTGGGCGCGCTCAGCTCCGGCATGCTGCTTTATGGCAGCTCGCTGATCTACGGCTTCGCCGGCACCACCAAGTTCGACGGGATCGCCACGCTGCTCGCCGGCCTGAACGGCACGGCCCCCTCGCTGGGCCTCATCGTCGGCCTGGTGTTCCTGATCGCGGGCCTGGCCTTCAAGGTCTCGGCCGTGCCCTTCCATATGTGGACGCCCGACGTCTATGAAGGCTCGCCGACGCCGGTGACCGCCTTCTTCGCCATGGCGCCCAAGGTGGCCGCGATCGGCCTCTTCGGCCGGGTCCTGGTCGGGCCCTTCGGCGGGATGGTCGGCGACTGGCAGCAGATCGTGAGCTTCATCGCCTTCGCCTCCATGGCGTTCGGCGCCGTCGCCGCGATCAACCAGAACAACATCAAGCGCCTGATGGCCTACAGCTCGATCGCCAATGTCGGCTACGCGCTGGTCGGTCTCGCGGCCGGGACGGCCGAGGGCGTCAGCGGCATGCTGATCTACATGGCGCTCTATGTCGTCATGAATGCCGGCACCTTCGCCGTCATCCTGGCGATGCGCCAGCAGGGCCGCATGGTCGAGGGCATCACGGACCTCGCGGGCCTCGGCAAGACGCGGCCGATGATGGCGGCCTCGCTCGCCATCTTCATGTTCTCGCTGGCCGGCATCCCGCCGCTGGCGGGCTTCTTCGGCAAGCTCTTCGTGTTCCGGGCCGCCATCAATGCCGGCCTCTATTGGCTGGCGGTGCTGGGCGTGCTGGCGAGCGTGGTGGGCGCCTTCTATTACCTGCGCATCATCAAGGTCATGTATTTCGACGAGCCGCGCGAAGGCTTCGACAAGCCGATGGAATGGGAGCTCGCGGGCATCCTGACGGTAAGCGCCGTGATCATCCTTCTGTTCTTCATCGTGCCGTCCTCGCTGCTCGTGGGCGCCGACAGCGCGGCGGCGGCCCTGTTCCACGGATGA
- a CDS encoding NADH-quinone oxidoreductase subunit M, with the protein MFSGLPILSLVTFLPLVGAFFILLVRGEPAVVARNARNVALLTSLVTFLLSLELWFGFDRSSADFQFVEKADWIPQFGIAYHMGVDGISVLFVLLSTLLTPICILASWEAITVRVKEYMIAFLALETLMVGMFCALDFVVFYMFFEGVLIPMFLIIGVWGGPRRVYAAFKFFLYTLLGSVLMLLAILAIYFELHTTDIPTALAHQFAPGLQTWLWLAFFASFAVKVPMWPVHTWLPDAHVEAPTAGSVILAGVLLKMGAYGFIRFSVPMLPDGSAFFTPLIYTLSIVAVIYTSLVALAQEDMKKLIAYSSVAHMGFVTVGIFTLTQQGIEGALFQMLSHGVVSGALFLCVGVVYDRMHSREIARYGGLVHRMPLYAAAFMLFMLASVGLPGTSGFIGEFLVMVGAFEANNWVAFLIATGMILGAAYMLWLYRRIIFGKLEKPDLQSILDLNWREIAVFSPLAVLVLWMGIYPASFLEFMSPTVEKLIAQHQASLSQHPAPGLAEMIEGSWKSLTLALD; encoded by the coding sequence ATGTTCAGCGGTCTTCCCATCCTCTCGCTCGTGACGTTCCTGCCGCTGGTGGGGGCGTTCTTCATCCTGCTGGTCCGCGGCGAGCCCGCGGTGGTCGCGCGCAACGCCCGCAACGTGGCGCTGCTGACCTCGCTCGTGACCTTCCTGCTGTCGCTCGAGCTCTGGTTCGGCTTCGACCGCTCGAGCGCCGACTTCCAGTTCGTGGAGAAGGCCGACTGGATCCCGCAGTTCGGCATCGCCTACCACATGGGCGTGGACGGCATCTCGGTGCTGTTCGTGCTGCTCTCGACGCTCCTGACGCCGATCTGCATCCTGGCGAGCTGGGAAGCCATCACCGTACGCGTCAAGGAATACATGATCGCCTTCCTGGCGCTCGAGACGCTGATGGTGGGCATGTTCTGCGCCCTCGATTTCGTCGTGTTCTACATGTTCTTCGAAGGCGTGCTGATCCCCATGTTCCTGATCATCGGGGTCTGGGGCGGCCCGCGGCGCGTCTATGCCGCCTTCAAGTTCTTCCTCTACACGCTGCTCGGCTCGGTGCTGATGCTGCTGGCGATCCTCGCCATCTATTTCGAGCTGCACACCACCGACATCCCGACCGCGCTGGCGCACCAGTTCGCGCCCGGCCTCCAGACCTGGCTCTGGCTCGCCTTCTTCGCCTCCTTCGCGGTCAAGGTGCCGATGTGGCCGGTCCATACCTGGCTGCCCGACGCCCATGTCGAGGCGCCCACGGCGGGCTCGGTCATCCTGGCCGGCGTGCTCCTGAAGATGGGTGCCTACGGCTTCATCCGCTTCTCGGTGCCGATGCTCCCCGACGGCTCGGCCTTCTTCACGCCGCTGATCTATACGCTCTCGATCGTGGCGGTGATCTACACCTCCCTCGTGGCCCTGGCCCAGGAGGACATGAAGAAGCTGATCGCCTATTCCTCGGTCGCCCATATGGGCTTCGTCACGGTCGGCATCTTCACGCTCACGCAGCAGGGCATCGAAGGCGCGCTCTTCCAGATGCTGAGCCACGGCGTGGTCTCGGGCGCGCTCTTCCTCTGCGTCGGCGTGGTCTATGACCGGATGCACAGCCGCGAGATCGCGCGCTATGGCGGGCTGGTGCACCGCATGCCGCTCTATGCGGCGGCCTTCATGCTCTTCATGCTGGCCTCGGTCGGCCTGCCCGGCACCAGCGGCTTCATCGGCGAGTTCCTGGTCATGGTCGGCGCCTTCGAGGCCAACAACTGGGTGGCCTTCCTGATCGCCACCGGCATGATCCTGGGCGCCGCCTACATGCTCTGGCTCTACCGGCGCATCATCTTCGGCAAGCTGGAGAAGCCCGACCTCCAGTCGATCCTCGACCTGAACTGGCGCGAGATCGCGGTGTTTTCGCCGCTGGCGGTGCTGGTGCTCTGGATGGGCATCTATCCGGCCTCGTTCCTGGAATTCATGTCGCCTACGGTCGAGAAGCTGATCGCCCAGCACCAGGCCTCGCTGTCGCAACACCCGGCGCCGGGGCTGGCCGAGATGATCGAAGGCTCCTGGAAGAGCCTCACCCTGGCGCTGGACTGA
- the nuoL gene encoding NADH-quinone oxidoreductase subunit L: MDVAIVFLPLLAAIIAGCFGRLIGDRASQFVTTGALLISAVLAAIVFVDVALDGNARTTELFTWFKSGEFTLSWAIRIDTLTAVMLVVVTGVSSMVHVYSIGYMAEDKSIPRFMAYLSLFTFFMLALVTADNFMQLFFGWEGVGLSSYLLIGFWYDRPSANAAAIKAFLVNRVGDFGFALGIMGVFFVFRSVDFNTVFGAAPSMVGTTINFLGMKVDTLTTLCLLLFVGAMGKSAQLGLHTWLPDAMEGPTPVSALIHAATMVTAGVFMVCRLSPMFELAPTALAVVTIVGASTAIFAATVGLCQNDIKRVIAYSTCSQLGYMFFAAGVSAYGAAMFHLFTHAFFKALLFLGSGSVIHAMHHEQDMRKMGGIWKLIPITYALMWIGSLALAGIGIPGLFGFAGFYSKDMILESAWAAHSPVGQYAFWLGIAAALLTAFYSWRLLIMTFHGEPRADHHTMEHVHESPWVMLVPLFVLALGAVFGGILFFDLFVGHHMGEFWRNSLLVLEGHNTIEAAHEGPSWVGILPLVMGLIGIAIAYVFYMLVPGLPAALVRHVGALYRFVYNKWYFDELYDWLFVRPARWLGYEFWKQGDGALIDGLGPDGVSSLTRDLARRAGRLQTGYVYHYAFVMLIGVVLFITWYLFVQAR, encoded by the coding sequence ATGGATGTCGCCATCGTCTTCCTGCCGCTCCTGGCCGCGATCATCGCCGGCTGCTTCGGCCGGCTGATCGGGGATCGCGCCTCGCAGTTCGTGACCACGGGCGCGTTGCTGATCTCGGCCGTCCTCGCCGCGATCGTCTTCGTGGATGTCGCCCTCGACGGCAATGCGCGTACGACCGAGCTCTTCACCTGGTTCAAGTCGGGCGAGTTCACGCTCTCCTGGGCGATCCGCATCGACACGCTGACGGCGGTGATGCTGGTGGTGGTGACCGGCGTCTCCTCGATGGTCCACGTCTATTCGATCGGCTACATGGCCGAGGACAAGTCGATCCCGCGCTTCATGGCCTATCTCAGCCTCTTCACCTTCTTCATGCTGGCGCTGGTGACGGCCGACAACTTCATGCAGCTCTTCTTCGGCTGGGAAGGGGTGGGTCTCAGCTCCTACCTGCTGATCGGCTTCTGGTACGACCGGCCCTCGGCCAATGCCGCCGCCATCAAGGCCTTCCTGGTCAACCGCGTCGGTGATTTCGGCTTCGCGCTCGGCATCATGGGCGTGTTCTTCGTGTTCCGGTCGGTCGACTTCAACACCGTCTTCGGCGCCGCCCCCTCGATGGTCGGCACCACGATCAACTTCCTCGGCATGAAGGTGGACACGCTCACCACCCTCTGCCTGCTGCTGTTCGTGGGCGCCATGGGCAAGTCGGCCCAGCTCGGTCTCCATACCTGGCTGCCGGACGCGATGGAAGGTCCGACCCCGGTCTCGGCCCTGATCCACGCCGCCACCATGGTGACGGCCGGCGTCTTCATGGTCTGCCGCCTGTCGCCGATGTTCGAGCTGGCGCCCACGGCGCTCGCCGTCGTCACCATCGTCGGCGCCTCGACCGCGATCTTCGCCGCGACCGTCGGCCTCTGCCAGAACGACATCAAGCGCGTCATCGCCTATTCGACCTGCAGCCAGCTCGGCTACATGTTCTTCGCCGCCGGCGTCTCGGCCTATGGCGCGGCGATGTTCCACCTCTTCACCCACGCCTTCTTCAAGGCGCTGCTGTTCCTGGGCTCCGGCTCCGTGATCCACGCCATGCATCACGAGCAGGACATGCGCAAGATGGGCGGGATCTGGAAGCTGATCCCGATCACCTACGCGCTGATGTGGATCGGCAGCCTGGCGCTCGCCGGCATCGGCATCCCGGGCCTGTTCGGCTTCGCCGGCTTCTATTCCAAGGACATGATCCTCGAATCCGCCTGGGCCGCGCACAGCCCCGTGGGGCAGTACGCCTTCTGGCTCGGCATCGCCGCGGCGCTGCTCACCGCCTTCTATTCGTGGCGGCTGCTGATCATGACCTTCCATGGCGAGCCCAGGGCCGACCATCACACGATGGAGCATGTTCATGAATCGCCCTGGGTGATGCTGGTGCCGCTCTTCGTGCTGGCGCTGGGCGCCGTCTTCGGCGGCATCCTCTTCTTCGACCTCTTCGTCGGCCACCATATGGGCGAGTTCTGGCGCAATTCCTTGCTGGTGCTCGAAGGCCACAACACGATCGAGGCGGCGCATGAAGGGCCGTCGTGGGTCGGGATCCTGCCGCTGGTCATGGGCCTTATCGGCATCGCCATCGCCTATGTCTTCTACATGCTCGTGCCGGGCCTGCCGGCGGCGCTGGTTCGGCATGTGGGCGCGCTCTACCGCTTCGTCTACAACAAGTGGTATTTCGACGAGCTCTACGACTGGCTGTTCGTGCGGCCCGCGCGCTGGCTGGGCTACGAGTTCTGGAAGCAGGGCGACGGCGCGCTCATCGACGGGCTCGGGCCCGACGGCGTCTCCTCGCTCACCCGCGACCTGGCGCGCAGGGCGGGGCGGCTCCAGACCGGTTATGTCTATCACTATGCGTTCGTGATGCTGATCGGCGTGGTCCTGTTCATCACCTGGTATCTCTTCGTGCAGGCGCGCTAG
- the nuoK gene encoding NADH-quinone oxidoreductase subunit NuoK → MQIGLSHYLTVAAILFALGIFGIFLNRKNVIVILMSVELMLLAVNINLVAFSVFLNDLVGQVYAMFVLTVAAAEAAIGLAILVVYFRNRGSIAVEDINMMKG, encoded by the coding sequence ATGCAGATCGGCCTCAGCCACTATCTCACCGTCGCCGCGATCCTGTTCGCGCTCGGCATCTTCGGCATCTTCCTGAACCGGAAGAACGTGATCGTCATCCTGATGTCGGTCGAGCTGATGCTGCTGGCGGTCAATATCAACCTGGTCGCCTTCTCGGTCTTCCTGAACGACCTGGTGGGGCAGGTCTACGCCATGTTCGTCCTGACCGTGGCCGCGGCCGAGGCCGCGATCGGCCTCGCCATCCTGGTGGTCTATTTCCGCAACCGCGGGTCGATCGCCGTCGAAGACATCAACATGATGAAGGGCTGA
- a CDS encoding NADH-quinone oxidoreductase subunit J has translation MIVQALAFYLFAAITLASGVMVIASRNPVHSVLFLILAFFNSAGLFILIGAEFLAMILVVVYVGAVAVLFLFVVMMLDINFAELRSGFAAYLPIGGFIGLILVVELLLVVGGWAIAPGAPQAAASPTPTTVTNTHALGQVLYTDYFFLFQTAGLILLVAMVGAIVLTLRRRDVRRQSIARQVSRRAAETLEVKDVPTGSGV, from the coding sequence ATGATCGTTCAAGCCCTGGCCTTCTACCTGTTCGCGGCGATCACGCTCGCTTCCGGCGTGATGGTGATCGCCTCGCGCAACCCGGTCCATTCGGTTCTGTTCCTGATCCTGGCCTTCTTCAACTCGGCCGGGCTCTTCATCCTGATCGGCGCCGAGTTCCTGGCCATGATCCTGGTCGTGGTCTATGTCGGCGCGGTCGCGGTGCTGTTCCTCTTCGTCGTGATGATGCTCGACATCAATTTCGCCGAGCTCCGGAGCGGCTTCGCCGCCTACCTGCCGATCGGCGGCTTCATCGGGTTGATCCTGGTGGTCGAGCTGCTGCTGGTGGTGGGCGGCTGGGCCATCGCGCCCGGCGCGCCGCAGGCCGCGGCCTCGCCCACGCCTACGACCGTGACCAACACCCACGCGCTGGGGCAGGTGCTCTATACCGACTATTTCTTCCTGTTCCAGACGGCGGGCCTGATCCTGCTGGTCGCGATGGTGGGGGCCATCGTCCTCACGCTGCGCCGGCGCGACGTGCGCCGCCAGTCGATCGCGCGCCAGGTCTCGCGCCGTGCCGCCGAAACGCTTGAAGTCAAGGATGTGCCGACGGGGAGCGGCGTCTAA
- the nuoI gene encoding NADH-quinone oxidoreductase subunit NuoI, producing the protein MSVLQRGAKSLLLSELISGLGLTFRYMFRQRVTINYPYEKGPLSPRFRGEHALRRYPNGEERCIACKLCEAICPAQAITIEGEPREDGSRRTTRYDIDMTKCIYCGLCQEACPVDAIVEGPNYEFATETHEELLYNKEKLLENGDRWEPQLAANIIADAPYR; encoded by the coding sequence ATGTCCGTCCTGCAACGCGGTGCCAAATCGCTGCTGCTGTCCGAGCTGATCTCGGGCCTGGGGCTGACCTTCCGCTACATGTTCCGGCAGCGGGTGACGATCAACTACCCCTACGAGAAGGGGCCGCTCAGCCCGCGCTTCCGCGGCGAGCATGCCCTGCGCCGCTATCCCAACGGCGAGGAGCGCTGCATCGCCTGCAAGCTCTGCGAGGCGATCTGCCCGGCCCAGGCGATCACCATCGAGGGCGAGCCCCGCGAGGATGGCAGCCGGCGCACCACGCGCTACGACATCGACATGACGAAATGCATCTATTGCGGCCTCTGCCAGGAGGCCTGCCCGGTCGATGCCATCGTCGAGGGCCCGAACTACGAGTTCGCCACCGAGACCCACGAGGAGCTGCTCTACAACAAGGAGAAGCTGCTCGAGAACGGCGACCGCTGGGAGCCCCAGCTTGCCGCCAACATCATCGCCGACGCGCCTTATCGGTGA
- the nuoH gene encoding NADH-quinone oxidoreductase subunit NuoH — protein sequence MTDFFVNNLGLGLYLGTTVALVLLILFIVVPLLGAVAYLTYAERKVMAAMQLRRGPNVVGPFGLFQPIADGLKLLFKETIIPTGANRVVFVAAPMLTFILSLVAWAVIPFGSGVVLANINVGVLYLFAISSLGVYGIVMAGWASNSKYPFLGALRSAAQMVSYEVSIGFVIVTVLLCVGSLNLSAIVEAQRGLWFIIPLFPMFVIFFISALAETNRAPFDLPESESELVAGYFSEYSSMTFALFFLGEYANMILMSASTTVLFLGGWLPPFDIAPFNWIPGPIWFFLKIALVLFGFLWVRATFPRYRYDQLMRLGWKVFLPFTLFWVVLTAGVLVTFGWLPHHN from the coding sequence ATGACTGATTTCTTCGTCAACAATCTGGGGCTCGGTCTCTATCTCGGCACCACGGTCGCCCTGGTGCTGCTGATCCTCTTCATCGTGGTGCCCTTGCTGGGAGCGGTTGCCTACCTGACCTATGCCGAGCGCAAGGTGATGGCGGCGATGCAGCTGCGCCGCGGCCCCAACGTGGTCGGGCCCTTCGGTCTGTTCCAGCCGATCGCCGACGGGCTGAAGCTGCTCTTCAAGGAGACCATCATCCCGACCGGCGCCAACCGCGTGGTATTCGTCGCGGCGCCGATGCTGACCTTCATCCTGTCGCTGGTCGCCTGGGCGGTGATTCCTTTCGGCAGCGGCGTGGTGCTCGCCAATATCAATGTCGGCGTGCTTTACCTCTTCGCGATCTCCTCGCTCGGCGTCTACGGCATCGTCATGGCCGGCTGGGCCAGCAACTCGAAATATCCGTTCCTGGGCGCGTTGCGCTCGGCGGCGCAGATGGTCTCCTACGAGGTCTCGATCGGCTTCGTGATCGTGACCGTGCTGCTCTGCGTCGGCTCGCTCAATCTCTCGGCCATCGTCGAGGCCCAGCGGGGTCTCTGGTTCATCATCCCGCTGTTCCCGATGTTCGTGATCTTCTTCATCTCGGCCCTGGCCGAGACCAACCGCGCGCCCTTCGACCTGCCGGAATCGGAATCGGAGCTGGTCGCCGGCTACTTCTCCGAATATTCCTCGATGACCTTCGCGCTCTTCTTCCTCGGGGAATACGCCAACATGATCCTGATGAGCGCTTCGACCACCGTGCTGTTCCTGGGCGGCTGGCTGCCGCCCTTCGACATCGCGCCCTTCAACTGGATCCCGGGTCCGATCTGGTTCTTCCTGAAGATCGCGCTGGTGCTGTTCGGCTTCCTGTGGGTGCGCGCGACCTTCCCGCGCTACCGCTATGACCAGCTCATGCGGCTGGGCTGGAAGGTGTTTCTGCCGTTCACGCTGTTCTGGGTGGTGCTGACCGCCGGCGTCCTGGTGACGTTCGGCTGGCTGCCGCATCACAACTGA